In a single window of the Anguilla rostrata isolate EN2019 chromosome 4, ASM1855537v3, whole genome shotgun sequence genome:
- the LOC135253658 gene encoding C-C chemokine receptor type 4-like encodes MDPDYILWLYNSTEIYDNYNITGEFVTLCTKRNVNLFSAHFLPAFYYSIFLLSLLGNGLVLYIIYKYEKLNSMTNIFLLNLVISDLVFAFSLPFWATYHSSEWIFGRAMCKLVSSVYYIGFYSSILFLTLMTLDRYLAVVHAVTALKRRRNTYAFISSAAVWCISILASVKKIILFGVREDGDSGTLCEETDFSKEVMTRWQLIGDYQQFIFFFLLPLAIVLYCYTRIAVKIVHSRMKEKCRAVKIIFVIIVAFFICWTPYNIVVLLRALQALNKDNSGSCTDGLDYALYITRNIAFLYCCISPVFYTFVGKKFQNHFKKLLAKRTPCLGSQLSTNQSSRTTSQRVLHTIDMT; translated from the coding sequence ATGGATCCCGATTACATTCTGTGGCTGTACAACAGCACTGAGATTTATGACAATTACAACATCACTGGTGAGTTTGTGACTCTGTGTACCAAGAGGAACGTCAACCTCTTCAGCGCCCACTTCCTGCCGGCCTTCTACTACTCAATTTTTTTGCTAAGCCTTCTCGGGAATGGGCTGGTGCTGTACATCATTTACAAGTATGAGAAACTCAACAGCATGACCAACATTTTCCTGCTGAACCTGGTCATCTCCGATCTGGTGTTCGCCTTCAGCCTTCCTTTCTGGGCCACGTACCATTCGTCCGAGTGGATCTTTGGCAGAGCCATGTGCAAACTGGTGAGCAGTGTGTACTACATAGGCTTCTACAGCTCCATTCTGTTTCTCACCCTCATGACCCTGGACAGGTACCTGGCAGTGGTCCACGCCGTCACCGCCCTGAAGAGACGGCGAAACACGTACGCCTTCATCTCTTCTGCGGCCGTATGGTGCATTAGCATCCTGGCCAGCGTGAAGAAGATCATCCTGTTTGGCGTGCGAGAAGATGGCGACTCAGGGACGTTATGTGAGGAGACAGACTTTTCCAAGGAGGTCATGACCAGATGGCAGCTCATAGGCGATTATCAACAGttcatctttttcttcttgCTTCCCCTTGCCATTGTCCTGTACTGCTACACCAGAATAGCAGTGAAGATTGTGCACAGTAGGATGAAGGAAAAGTGCAGGGCAGTAAAGATCATATTTGTGATTATtgttgcatttttcatttgctgGACACCTTACAATATTGTTGTACTGCTCAGAGCTCTCCAGGCCTTGAACAAAGATAATTCAGGCTCGTGCACAGACGGCTTAGACTACGCACTGTACATCACGCGGAACATTGCTTTCCTGTACTGTTGCATTAGCCCAGTGTTCTACACATTTGTTGGCAAAAAGTTTCAAAACCATTTCAAAAAACTCTTGGCGAAACGCACCCCCTGTTTGGGGAGTCAGCTTTCAACAAATCAGAGCAGCAGGACAACTTCTCAGAGGGTCCTACACACCATAGACATGACATAA